The following are from one region of the Equus asinus isolate D_3611 breed Donkey chromosome 27, EquAss-T2T_v2, whole genome shotgun sequence genome:
- the ZFP42 gene encoding zinc finger protein 42 homolog — MDQQLKKRAKTQEGKGLGRRAVVAGDKPQRAQASPARQESLDMTWALGGEDVYCETCHQLVGEDSFCDCYIECIIRGEFSEPILEEDLLLKSFDCLTEGSEQDLSQQLLTASSLLECSLEYVKTGAKQDLPQETVGENSLLGYPEYMTGKRLPPGGISSVDLPDPQQLSESARKKPGKNQECDAPEKIVCPQSGCTKKLKNKASLRKHLLVHGPRDHICAECGKAFNESTKLKRHFLVHTGEKPFQCTFEGCGKRFSLDFNLRTHVRIHTGEKRFVCPFEGCHKRFIQSNNMKVHILTHAKTKGNQ; from the coding sequence ATGGACCAGCAACTGAAGAAAAGGGCAAAGACACAAGAAGGGAAAGGCCTGGGTAGAAGAGCCGTCGTCGCTGGGGATAAGCCACAGCgagcccaggccagcccagcccgGCAGGAATCTCTCGACATGACGTGGGCCTTAGGTGGTGAAGATGTGTACTGTGAGACTTGCCATCAGCTTGTTGGAGAGGATTCCTTCTGCGACTGTTACATAGAATGCATAATAAGAGGTGAGTTTTCTGAACCCATCCTGGAAGAAGACTTACTTCTTAAGTCCTTTGACTGCCTGACAGAAGGATCAGAACAAGACCTTTCTCAACAGCTTCTTACCGCCAGCTCTCTTCTCGAATGTTCTCTGGAATACGTGAAAACAGGGGCAAAACAAGACCTTCCCCAAGAGACTGTTGGCGAGAATTCACTTCTTGGGTATCCTGAGTACATGACAGGCAAGAGGCTTCCTCCTGGAGGAATATCCAGCGTTGACTTACCAGATCCCCAACAGCTCTCAGAATCTGCTAGAAAGAAGCCAGGAAAAAATCAAGAATGTGATGCTCCAGAAAAAATTGTTTGTCCTCAGAGCGGATGCACAAAAAAGTTGAAGAATAAGGCTTCCCTGAGAAAGCATCTCCTCGTTCATGGGCCCCGAGATCACATATGTGCAGAATGTGGGAAAGCGTTCAATGAGAGCACAAAACTAAAAAGGCATTTCCTggttcatactggagagaagccaTTTCAGTGCACTTTCGAAGGGTGTGGAAAACGCTTTTCCCTGGACTTCAACTTGCGTACACATGTACGCATCCACACCGGGGAGAAACGTTTTGTGTGTCCCTTCGAAGGCTGTCACAAGAGGTTTATTCAGTCAAACAACATGAAAGTTCACATCTTAACTCATGCAAAGACAAAAGGGAATCAAtga